A genomic window from Acinetobacter lwoffii includes:
- the rplL gene encoding 50S ribosomal protein L7/L12: protein MALTNEEILNAVAEKTVLELVELISAFEEKFNVSAAAVAVAAGPAAAAAEEQTEFNVELTSFGANKVAVIKAVREATGLGLKEAKDMVEGAPAVLKEGVSKEEGEELKKKLEEAGATVTLK, encoded by the coding sequence ATGGCTTTAACAAACGAAGAAATCCTAAACGCAGTTGCTGAAAAAACTGTTCTTGAACTTGTTGAACTTATCTCTGCTTTCGAAGAGAAATTCAATGTATCTGCTGCTGCTGTAGCTGTTGCTGCTGGTCCAGCTGCTGCTGCTGCTGAAGAACAAACTGAATTCAATGTTGAATTGACTTCTTTCGGCGCGAACAAAGTTGCTGTAATTAAAGCAGTTCGTGAAGCGACTGGCCTTGGCTTGAAAGAAGCTAAAGACATGGTTGAAGGCGCTCCTGCAGTTCTTAAAGAAGGCGTTTCGAAAGAAGAAGGCGAAGAGCTTAAGAAGAAACTTGAAGAAGCTGGTGCTACAGTTACTCTTAAGTAA
- the rplJ gene encoding 50S ribosomal protein L10 — protein sequence MALLIEGKKQIVAEVAEVASTAFAAVVADYQGLTVEQLTTLRVEARKLGVTTRIVRNTLAKRALQDTQFNILNDNLVGPTILAFSNSEDDMGAAARLFEEFAKTNKAFELKAAAFDGKLYQGAEVSVIANLPNQEKALTMLANVLQAPISKLGRLLTALQEKNESEAA from the coding sequence ATGGCTCTTCTTATCGAAGGCAAAAAACAGATCGTAGCTGAAGTAGCTGAAGTTGCTTCTACTGCATTTGCTGCTGTTGTTGCTGACTACCAAGGTTTGACTGTAGAGCAGTTAACTACTCTACGTGTTGAAGCGCGTAAACTTGGTGTTACTACACGTATCGTTCGTAACACTTTGGCTAAACGTGCTCTTCAAGATACTCAATTCAATATCTTGAACGACAACCTTGTTGGCCCAACAATCTTAGCTTTCTCGAATTCTGAAGACGACATGGGTGCTGCTGCACGTTTGTTCGAAGAATTCGCTAAAACTAATAAAGCATTTGAACTTAAAGCTGCTGCATTTGATGGCAAACTTTATCAAGGTGCAGAAGTTAGCGTAATCGCGAATCTTCCGAACCAAGAGAAAGCGCTTACTATGCTTGCAAACGTTCTTCAAGCTCCTATTTCGAAATTGGGCCGCTTACTTACAGCGCTTCAAGAGAAAAACGAGTCAGAAGCTGCTTAA
- the rplA gene encoding 50S ribosomal protein L1: protein MAKLTKRQKAIVAAVEAHKVYTLEEAVAVLESLPAPKFKESLDIAVNLGVDPRKSDQVVRGATTLPAGTGKTVRVAVFAQGAAAEAAKAEGADVVGFDDLAESIQAGNLDFDVVIAAPDAMRVVGKLGTILGPRGLMPNPKVGTVTPDVATAVKNAKAGQARYRVDKAGIIHAAIGQVGFEAAAVRQNVEALVADLKRLKPATSKGVYIQKITLSSTMGPGLIVDVANVSK, encoded by the coding sequence ATGGCTAAATTAACTAAACGTCAAAAAGCGATTGTAGCTGCTGTAGAAGCACACAAAGTTTACACGCTAGAAGAAGCTGTTGCAGTTTTAGAGAGCCTTCCAGCTCCTAAATTCAAAGAATCTCTAGATATCGCGGTAAACCTAGGTGTTGATCCTCGTAAATCTGACCAGGTTGTTCGTGGTGCGACTACACTTCCTGCAGGTACTGGTAAAACTGTACGTGTAGCTGTATTCGCTCAAGGCGCTGCTGCTGAAGCTGCTAAAGCTGAAGGCGCAGACGTTGTTGGTTTCGACGATCTTGCTGAAAGCATCCAAGCGGGTAACCTTGACTTTGACGTAGTAATTGCTGCTCCAGATGCAATGCGCGTTGTAGGTAAACTTGGTACGATCCTTGGTCCACGTGGCTTAATGCCAAACCCTAAAGTGGGTACTGTAACTCCTGACGTTGCTACTGCAGTTAAAAATGCAAAAGCTGGTCAAGCACGTTACCGCGTAGACAAAGCTGGTATTATCCACGCTGCGATCGGTCAAGTAGGTTTTGAGGCTGCTGCTGTTCGTCAAAACGTTGAAGCACTTGTTGCTGACTTGAAGCGTTTGAAACCTGCTACGTCTAAAGGCGTATACATTCAAAAGATCACTTTGAGCTCAACTATGGGTCCTGGTTTGATCGTTGATGTAGCAAACGTTTCTAAATAA
- the rplK gene encoding 50S ribosomal protein L11 encodes MAKKIDGYIKLQVPAGKANPSPPIGPALGQRGVNIMAFCKEFNAATQKVEAGLPIPVVITVYNDKSFTFIMKTPPAAVLLKKAAGIQKGSAVPNKTKVGKLTRAQIEEIATTKEPDLTGADLDARVRTIAGSARSMGLEVEL; translated from the coding sequence ATGGCTAAGAAGATTGACGGCTATATCAAGCTGCAAGTTCCAGCTGGTAAAGCGAATCCATCTCCACCGATTGGTCCTGCACTAGGTCAACGTGGTGTGAACATCATGGCATTCTGTAAAGAATTCAATGCTGCTACACAAAAAGTTGAAGCTGGTCTGCCAATTCCAGTCGTGATCACTGTGTACAACGACAAGTCGTTCACATTCATCATGAAAACTCCACCTGCTGCTGTTCTTCTTAAGAAAGCTGCTGGTATCCAGAAGGGTTCAGCTGTACCTAACAAAACTAAAGTTGGTAAGTTGACTCGTGCTCAAATCGAAGAAATCGCGACTACTAAAGAACCAGATTTGACTGGTGCTGATTTAGACGCACGTGTACGTACCATTGCTGGTTCTGCGCGTTCTATGGGCTTGGAAGTGGAGCTTTAA
- the nusG gene encoding transcription termination/antitermination protein NusG, whose translation MKRWYIIHAYSGYEKQVMRSLNDRIQRSAVADSFGEVLVPTEEVVEMKDGKKRKSERKFFPGYVLVEMEMNDDTWHIVKECPKVLGFIGGTAEKPAPITQKEADAILARVRNTGEAPRPKTMFEPGEELLVVDGPFTDFKGVVEEVQYEKSRLTLTINVFNRPTQVELEFRQVEKSV comes from the coding sequence ATGAAACGTTGGTACATTATTCATGCCTATTCAGGTTATGAAAAACAAGTGATGCGTTCGCTTAATGATCGAATCCAGCGTAGCGCTGTTGCCGATAGCTTTGGTGAAGTCCTTGTTCCTACCGAAGAAGTGGTAGAAATGAAGGATGGCAAGAAGCGTAAATCAGAGCGTAAGTTCTTTCCTGGCTATGTCCTAGTCGAAATGGAAATGAACGATGATACTTGGCACATTGTTAAAGAATGTCCAAAAGTTTTAGGTTTTATTGGTGGTACGGCTGAAAAACCGGCACCGATTACGCAAAAAGAAGCAGATGCGATTCTTGCGCGTGTACGTAATACTGGTGAAGCGCCTCGTCCTAAGACGATGTTTGAACCAGGCGAAGAATTACTCGTGGTTGACGGTCCATTCACTGACTTTAAAGGTGTGGTGGAAGAAGTTCAATACGAAAAGTCACGTTTAACGCTGACCATTAATGTATTTAACCGACCAACTCAAGTTGAATTGGAATTTCGTCAAGTCGAAAAATCAGTCTAA
- the secE gene encoding preprotein translocase subunit SecE — MSNEKSRDALGEAAIPQRNNPAVDVSSGSPLDMVLWVIALILLVGAMMVNQYLPAYWAPANDIWVRVGVILACIVAAFGLLYATHQGKGFIRLLKDARIELRRVTWPTKQETMSTSWQVLVVVVIASILLWCFDYILGWLMKFIIG; from the coding sequence ATGTCGAATGAAAAATCACGCGACGCATTAGGCGAAGCGGCAATTCCTCAAAGAAATAATCCTGCAGTAGATGTAAGTTCTGGTTCTCCATTAGACATGGTTCTATGGGTTATCGCCTTGATTTTATTGGTTGGTGCAATGATGGTAAACCAATATTTACCAGCGTACTGGGCACCTGCGAATGATATTTGGGTGCGCGTTGGGGTGATTTTGGCTTGTATCGTTGCAGCATTCGGTTTATTATACGCCACCCATCAAGGCAAAGGCTTTATTCGTCTGCTAAAAGATGCACGAATTGAGTTGCGTCGAGTGACCTGGCCTACCAAGCAAGAGACGATGTCCACATCTTGGCAAGTTCTTGTTGTAGTCGTAATTGCATCCATCTTATTGTGGTGTTTTGACTATATTTTAGGCTGGTTAATGAAGTTTATTATCGGGTAA
- the tuf gene encoding elongation factor Tu — protein MAKAKFERNKPHVNVGTIGHVDHGKTTLTAAIATVCAKKFGGEAKDYAAIDSAPEEKARGITINTSHVEYDSPTRHYAHVDCPGHADYVKNMITGAAQMDGAILVCAATDGPMPQTREHILLSRQVGVPYIVVFLNKCDLVDDEELLELVEMEVRELLSTYDFPGDDTPVIRGSALLALNGDDSQYGEPAVVALVEALDSYIPEPERAIDLPFLMPIEDVFSISGRGTVVTGRVETGIVKVGESVEIVGIRDTQTTTVTGVEMFRKLLDEGRAGENCGVLLRGTKREDVQRGQVLTKPGAIKPHTKFDAEVYVLSKEEGGRHTPFLNGYRPQFYFRTTDVTGAIALKEGVEMVMPGDNVEMSVELIHPIAMDPGLRFAIREGGRTVGAGVVAKVTA, from the coding sequence ATGGCTAAGGCTAAGTTTGAACGTAATAAGCCACACGTTAACGTGGGCACAATTGGTCACGTTGACCATGGTAAAACAACTTTAACAGCTGCAATTGCAACTGTATGTGCGAAGAAATTCGGTGGCGAAGCGAAAGACTACGCTGCAATCGACTCTGCACCAGAAGAAAAAGCACGTGGTATTACAATTAATACTTCACACGTAGAATACGATTCTCCAACTCGTCACTACGCTCACGTGGATTGCCCGGGCCACGCCGATTATGTTAAAAACATGATTACTGGTGCTGCTCAGATGGATGGCGCGATCCTTGTATGTGCTGCGACTGATGGTCCTATGCCACAGACTCGTGAACACATCCTGCTTTCTCGTCAGGTAGGTGTACCTTACATCGTTGTATTCTTGAACAAATGCGACCTTGTAGACGATGAAGAGCTTCTTGAGCTAGTTGAAATGGAAGTTCGTGAACTTCTTTCTACTTACGACTTCCCGGGTGATGACACTCCAGTGATCCGTGGTTCTGCTCTTCTTGCGCTTAACGGTGATGACAGCCAATACGGCGAGCCAGCGGTAGTTGCGCTTGTTGAAGCACTTGACTCTTACATTCCAGAGCCAGAGCGTGCAATTGACCTTCCATTCCTTATGCCAATTGAAGACGTATTCTCAATCTCTGGTCGTGGTACAGTAGTAACTGGCCGTGTAGAGACTGGTATCGTTAAAGTAGGTGAGTCTGTAGAAATCGTTGGTATCCGTGATACTCAAACTACTACAGTAACCGGCGTAGAAATGTTCCGTAAGCTTCTTGACGAAGGTCGTGCGGGCGAGAACTGTGGCGTTCTTCTTCGTGGTACTAAGCGTGAAGACGTACAACGTGGTCAAGTATTGACTAAACCAGGTGCGATCAAGCCACACACTAAATTCGATGCGGAAGTATACGTACTTTCTAAAGAAGAAGGTGGTCGTCACACTCCATTCCTTAACGGTTACCGTCCACAGTTCTACTTCCGTACTACGGACGTAACTGGTGCGATCGCGCTTAAAGAAGGCGTGGAAATGGTTATGCCTGGTGACAACGTTGAGATGTCAGTAGAGCTAATCCACCCGATCGCAATGGACCCAGGTCTACGTTTTGCGATCCGTGAAGGTGGTCGTACAGTTGGTGCTGGTGTGGTTGCTAAAGTAACTGCATAA
- the trpE gene encoding anthranilate synthase component I, with amino-acid sequence MTTQAQFQQLAAQGYNLIPVYRQRLADTDTPLSIFARLKQHQQAYLFESVEGGENWARYSIIGLGESTVFSCNAGELTVQHADDSIEKQHCADPFQYIRDFQAQFKVPTQAELPDLPSFTGGLVGYFGYDAVRYIEPKLKNVPEADPVGLPDIWMMLSKTVIVFDNLKDTLFLIVHADATAPGSYEKAHEQLNELENILATPISLKAEKHTPPHFESLTGHDNFIASVEKVKEYIRAGDVMQVVPGHRMVSDFDGDPLQVYRALRHLNPSPYLFLVQGQTLENNTPFHIVGSSPEILSRLENGIATVRPLAGTRPRGKTKEEDLALEEDLLSDEKEIAEHVMLIDLGRNDVGRIAKIGKVQVTDQMVIERYSHVMHIVSNVQGEVRDDVDALDVFKATFPAGTLSGAPKIRAMEIIDEVEPVKRGIFGGAVGYLGWHGEMDMSIAIRTCIIRENKVYVQAGAGLVADSNPESEWNETQIKARAVIKAVELSSNGLIL; translated from the coding sequence ATGACCACTCAAGCACAATTCCAGCAACTTGCTGCGCAAGGCTATAACCTCATTCCTGTTTATCGTCAGCGTCTGGCAGATACCGATACACCACTTTCTATTTTTGCTCGGCTTAAACAGCATCAGCAGGCTTATTTATTCGAGTCTGTAGAAGGTGGTGAGAACTGGGCACGCTATTCGATTATTGGACTAGGTGAATCCACGGTATTTTCCTGCAATGCAGGCGAGTTGACGGTACAGCACGCAGATGATTCGATTGAAAAGCAGCACTGTGCGGACCCATTTCAATATATTCGCGACTTTCAGGCGCAATTTAAGGTGCCAACCCAGGCAGAATTACCGGACCTACCGAGTTTTACTGGTGGATTAGTCGGTTACTTTGGTTATGACGCGGTGCGTTATATCGAACCGAAATTAAAAAATGTGCCGGAAGCGGATCCGGTCGGCTTGCCAGATATCTGGATGATGCTCTCTAAAACAGTGATTGTCTTTGATAACCTGAAAGATACCTTGTTCTTAATTGTACATGCGGATGCCACTGCCCCGGGTTCTTATGAAAAAGCACATGAACAATTAAATGAATTGGAAAATATTCTGGCCACGCCCATCAGCCTTAAAGCTGAAAAACATACGCCGCCACATTTTGAGTCCCTCACCGGACATGACAACTTCATTGCTTCGGTCGAAAAGGTCAAAGAGTATATTCGTGCCGGTGATGTAATGCAGGTGGTGCCGGGGCACCGGATGGTCTCTGATTTCGATGGTGATCCGCTACAAGTGTATCGTGCGCTGCGTCATCTCAATCCATCACCGTATTTGTTTCTTGTGCAAGGGCAGACCTTGGAAAACAATACGCCATTCCATATTGTCGGCTCTTCTCCTGAAATTCTGTCCCGTCTGGAAAATGGTATTGCTACCGTACGACCGCTTGCGGGAACACGCCCACGCGGTAAAACCAAAGAAGAGGATCTGGCGCTTGAGGAAGACCTATTATCCGATGAAAAAGAAATTGCCGAACATGTCATGCTGATTGACTTGGGACGTAATGATGTAGGGCGTATCGCAAAAATTGGCAAAGTGCAGGTGACTGATCAAATGGTGATCGAACGTTATTCGCATGTGATGCATATTGTCTCCAATGTGCAGGGTGAAGTGCGTGATGATGTCGATGCTCTGGATGTTTTTAAAGCAACTTTCCCTGCTGGTACACTTTCAGGTGCGCCAAAAATCCGTGCCATGGAAATTATTGACGAAGTTGAGCCGGTAAAACGTGGAATTTTTGGTGGTGCTGTTGGTTATTTAGGCTGGCATGGCGAAATGGACATGTCGATTGCGATTCGTACCTGTATCATTCGCGAAAATAAGGTCTATGTGCAGGCCGGAGCAGGGCTAGTTGCCGACTCAAATCCTGAATCTGAGTGGAATGAAACCCAAATAAAAGCTCGCGCAGTGATCAAAGCGGTTGAATTATCATCAAATGGTTTGATTTTATGA
- the gph gene encoding phosphoglycolate phosphatase (PGP is an essential enzyme in the glycolate salvage pathway in higher organisms (photorespiration in plants). Phosphoglycolate results from the oxidase activity of RubisCO in the Calvin cycle when concentrations of carbon dioxide are low relative to oxygen. This enzyme is a member of the Haloacid Dehalogenase (HAD) superfamily of aspartate-nucleophile hydrolase enzymes (PF00702).), with the protein MSIAQLEKRELILFDLDGTLVDSAHDLYRAMNMSLNVLQLPLVTEEQVRTWVGKGTSIFCESVLQHLVGEVTPVQHQELLNTFLDIYNVDPCVDTVPFPGILKFLDWAKAQGKTLICVTNKPELPARSILDTLDMAHYFADTIGGDRFTERKPHPRQLLHCVEHYGVSKEQVLLIGDSSNDVEAARRAGIDCVVVSYGYNHGENIADCQPQQIVDDLRELLA; encoded by the coding sequence ATGTCTATTGCACAATTAGAAAAGCGCGAACTGATCTTATTCGATCTGGATGGTACCTTGGTGGATTCAGCACATGATCTGTATCGCGCCATGAATATGAGCCTGAATGTGCTGCAATTGCCTCTGGTGACCGAAGAACAGGTACGGACCTGGGTAGGCAAGGGCACGTCGATATTCTGTGAAAGTGTACTCCAGCATCTGGTCGGTGAAGTCACACCGGTACAGCATCAAGAGCTCTTAAACACTTTTCTGGATATTTATAATGTCGATCCCTGTGTTGATACCGTTCCTTTTCCGGGAATCCTGAAATTTCTGGACTGGGCCAAAGCTCAAGGTAAAACCCTGATTTGTGTGACCAATAAGCCTGAACTTCCTGCCCGCAGTATCTTAGATACCTTGGATATGGCTCATTATTTTGCCGATACCATTGGTGGTGACCGTTTTACTGAACGTAAACCGCACCCACGCCAGTTGCTGCACTGTGTTGAACATTATGGCGTAAGTAAAGAACAGGTTTTGCTTATTGGAGATTCTTCCAATGATGTCGAAGCTGCGCGCCGCGCCGGGATTGATTGTGTTGTAGTCAGCTATGGCTATAATCATGGTGAAAATATTGCAGATTGTCAGCCACAGCAGATTGTGGATGATCTTAGAGAATTACTTGCCTAA
- a CDS encoding FHA domain-containing protein, whose amino-acid sequence MTWKIHAITGDLTGQEISIDRDMLVGRHQAADIVLQAAEISRKHAAFLLKDDALWVQDLGSSNGTFVNDVQIAQETLLKQDDIVQFASLKFSVMAPAATVEVPAEIEATAEKVVEQVEVAEPTPAQQMNDQGMPELKHRDATVQLTRDGMPTNVGIPKPAPIPEGVDINAVKPEPTPIPVEQPVSRVEQEKETQKNVSVGLISVIVLIILAIMAWLLFK is encoded by the coding sequence ATGACTTGGAAAATACACGCGATTACAGGCGACTTAACAGGACAGGAAATTAGCATTGACCGTGACATGCTGGTGGGGCGTCATCAGGCGGCAGATATCGTGTTACAGGCTGCGGAAATCTCCCGTAAACATGCGGCATTTTTACTAAAGGATGATGCGCTCTGGGTGCAGGATTTGGGTTCATCGAATGGCACTTTCGTCAATGATGTGCAGATTGCGCAAGAAACCTTATTAAAGCAGGATGACATTGTTCAGTTTGCCAGCTTGAAATTTTCAGTAATGGCGCCTGCGGCTACAGTAGAGGTTCCAGCAGAAATTGAAGCAACGGCAGAAAAAGTCGTGGAACAGGTCGAAGTCGCTGAGCCTACACCTGCACAGCAAATGAATGATCAGGGAATGCCGGAACTGAAACATCGTGATGCTACGGTACAATTAACCCGTGATGGCATGCCAACCAATGTCGGTATTCCAAAACCGGCACCTATTCCGGAAGGCGTGGACATTAATGCGGTAAAACCAGAGCCTACCCCAATTCCGGTTGAGCAGCCTGTATCACGTGTAGAACAGGAAAAAGAAACCCAGAAAAATGTATCTGTAGGTTTGATTTCAGTGATTGTGCTGATTATTTTGGCAATTATGGCTTGGTTGTTGTTCAAATAA
- the gspD gene encoding type II secretion system secretin GspD, translating into MALFNNNRSAWAFCVAAPLMAMVSTASYAQTWKINLRDADLTAFINEVADITGKNFAVDPRVRGNVTVISNKALNKNEVYDLFLGVLNVNGVVAIPSGNTIKLVPDSNVKSLGIPYDARSRASGDQIVTRVLWLENTNPNDLIPALRPLMPQFAHLAAVPGTNALIVSDRASNIYQLETIIRNLDGTGQNDIEAVSLQSSQAEEMIGLIESMTATGGAKDVRGSRVRVIADTRTNRIIIKGDPTTRKRVRQVIETLDVPAADRLGGLKVFRLKYASAKNLAEILQGLVSGQAVNSSNSNSGSTTSISSSLSSSSNLNNNNTSTGSSSNTSSGIQLNTGMNNEQGGITSFNGNGVSIIADTTQNSLVVKADPQLMREIESAIDQLDIRRQQVLIEAAIIEVEGTDADQLGVQWALGDISSGIGLVNFDNFGTSLKNIAAGYLTGGGAGAASAVGAGSSLVLGDYREGSDGSRRLYGAMIQALKETTKSNLLSTPSIVTMDNEEAYIVVGENVPFVTGSVSTGAAGVANPYTTIERKDVGVTLKVVPHIGEDGTVRLEVEQEVSDVKASKGQAQDLVTSKRAIKTSILAEHGQTIVLGGLISDNTSYGRQAVPGLGAIPGLGRLFRSEGKSNQKRNLLIFIHPTIVGDKNAVRKLTQQRYSQLYSLQLALDSDGNFAKLPESVEDVYQQRIPVSRTPLQNSTYQTVPTAPVQAQPANVVVTPVAIEPVIQRQVVEPVQQVEKSKNTVTTTTLRPKS; encoded by the coding sequence ATGGCTTTATTTAATAATAATCGATCAGCATGGGCATTCTGTGTGGCCGCACCGTTAATGGCCATGGTCAGTACGGCGAGTTATGCACAAACCTGGAAAATTAACCTTCGAGATGCTGACTTAACTGCATTCATTAATGAAGTGGCCGATATTACCGGCAAAAACTTTGCAGTCGATCCGCGGGTACGTGGCAACGTAACAGTCATTTCCAATAAAGCCCTGAATAAAAATGAAGTCTATGACCTGTTTTTAGGCGTGCTAAATGTGAATGGTGTGGTGGCAATTCCTTCGGGGAATACCATCAAGCTGGTTCCGGACAGTAATGTCAAAAGCTTAGGCATTCCCTATGATGCCAGAAGTCGTGCCAGTGGTGACCAGATTGTGACCCGGGTGTTGTGGCTGGAAAATACTAATCCGAATGATCTAATTCCTGCATTACGTCCTTTAATGCCGCAGTTTGCCCATCTGGCGGCGGTGCCCGGGACGAATGCCTTAATTGTGTCGGATCGCGCCAGCAATATTTACCAGCTGGAAACCATCATTCGCAATCTGGATGGCACCGGTCAAAATGACATTGAGGCGGTAAGCTTACAATCCAGTCAGGCTGAGGAAATGATTGGACTGATCGAGTCCATGACTGCCACCGGTGGAGCTAAAGATGTCCGCGGTTCACGGGTACGGGTGATTGCAGATACTCGTACCAACCGGATCATCATCAAAGGTGATCCCACGACGCGCAAACGGGTGCGTCAAGTGATCGAAACTCTGGATGTGCCGGCTGCGGATCGTTTGGGCGGTTTAAAAGTTTTTCGTCTGAAATATGCCAGTGCCAAAAATCTTGCGGAAATCTTGCAGGGGCTGGTGAGCGGGCAGGCAGTGAACAGTAGTAATTCAAATTCAGGTAGCACAACCTCGATCTCGTCTTCACTCAGTTCCAGCAGCAATTTAAATAACAACAATACCAGTACGGGTTCGAGTAGCAACACCTCTTCAGGCATTCAGCTGAATACCGGCATGAATAATGAGCAGGGCGGAATTACCAGTTTTAATGGTAATGGCGTCAGTATTATTGCCGATACCACGCAAAATTCTCTGGTGGTGAAAGCGGATCCACAACTAATGCGAGAAATTGAATCAGCAATTGACCAGCTGGATATCCGTCGTCAACAGGTGCTGATCGAAGCCGCGATTATTGAAGTGGAAGGAACCGATGCGGATCAACTCGGTGTGCAATGGGCCTTGGGTGATATCAGCAGTGGGATTGGGCTGGTGAACTTCGATAATTTTGGGACTAGTCTGAAAAATATTGCGGCCGGTTATCTCACCGGTGGTGGTGCAGGTGCTGCAAGTGCCGTGGGCGCGGGCAGTTCACTGGTACTCGGTGATTATCGTGAAGGGAGTGATGGTTCCCGTCGTCTGTATGGTGCGATGATTCAGGCACTCAAAGAAACCACTAAATCCAACCTGTTGTCTACGCCGTCGATTGTGACCATGGACAATGAAGAAGCCTATATTGTGGTGGGTGAAAACGTACCCTTTGTGACAGGCTCAGTGTCTACAGGCGCTGCTGGAGTTGCTAATCCCTATACCACCATTGAACGTAAGGATGTCGGGGTCACTTTAAAGGTGGTTCCACATATTGGCGAAGATGGTACCGTACGCCTGGAAGTGGAACAGGAAGTTTCTGATGTCAAAGCCAGTAAAGGGCAGGCGCAGGATCTGGTTACCAGCAAGCGAGCGATCAAAACCTCAATTCTGGCCGAACATGGACAAACCATTGTGCTTGGTGGTCTGATTTCGGATAACACCAGTTATGGACGCCAAGCAGTGCCGGGTCTGGGTGCGATTCCAGGCTTGGGACGTTTATTCCGTTCTGAAGGTAAATCCAATCAGAAGCGTAACCTGCTGATTTTTATCCATCCAACCATTGTAGGCGATAAAAATGCAGTGCGTAAACTGACCCAACAACGCTATAGTCAGCTATATAGTCTGCAACTCGCACTCGATTCGGACGGGAACTTTGCCAAGCTGCCAGAAAGTGTTGAAGATGTGTATCAACAGCGAATTCCGGTATCCAGAACACCATTGCAAAACTCGACTTATCAAACTGTGCCGACCGCACCCGTTCAGGCGCAGCCAGCCAATGTAGTTGTTACGCCGGTAGCGATAGAACCAGTGATTCAGCGACAAGTGGTAGAACCCGTCCAACAGGTAGAAAAAAGTAAAAATACCGTTACAACAACCACACTTAGACCCAAAAGCTAA
- a CDS encoding type II secretion system protein N, whose product MAVSLNDLKNIELKQIDRAAPVVLLLLILYLCWKLAAFFWLLIAPPQAMQLDRVELGSQQAQIPNIGAFSLFQEVGQSVGAIETTNIILQGVVVASPSYNSSAVLKINDQVDRYRVGEMLANSGFELAEVHWDRVILRRSTGATQEILFKGLENGLNQPIVPETSASSSSMPAMPSNSGMPEQPSPQNEIGRAIQQMQENKDQYLQNMGVSAADGSYEVTSRTPAALRNRLGLRPGDRILSLNGQTLSQGQTEAQLLEQARREGQVKLEIKRGDQVMTIQQDLK is encoded by the coding sequence ATGGCAGTTTCTCTGAATGATTTAAAAAATATTGAACTGAAACAGATCGATCGTGCTGCACCTGTGGTTTTGTTACTGCTCATTCTGTATCTATGCTGGAAGCTGGCGGCTTTTTTCTGGTTGCTGATAGCTCCACCCCAAGCCATGCAGCTGGATCGGGTAGAACTGGGTTCGCAACAGGCACAAATTCCGAATATCGGTGCATTTTCACTGTTTCAGGAAGTTGGGCAGTCTGTGGGTGCTATTGAAACTACCAATATCATTTTACAAGGGGTGGTGGTTGCCAGTCCAAGTTATAACTCTTCTGCGGTACTGAAAATTAATGATCAGGTCGATCGTTACCGTGTCGGGGAAATGCTGGCCAATAGCGGTTTTGAGTTGGCTGAAGTGCATTGGGATCGGGTTATTTTGCGTCGATCCACAGGTGCTACTCAAGAAATCTTATTCAAAGGTCTGGAAAATGGCTTGAATCAGCCGATTGTGCCGGAAACATCAGCATCTTCAAGTTCAATGCCTGCTATGCCTTCTAATAGTGGTATGCCTGAGCAGCCTTCGCCACAGAATGAAATTGGTCGGGCCATCCAGCAGATGCAGGAAAACAAGGACCAGTATTTACAGAATATGGGGGTTAGTGCAGCAGATGGTAGTTATGAAGTAACTTCACGGACGCCGGCTGCATTGCGTAATCGCCTGGGTTTAAGACCAGGCGACCGGATTTTGTCTTTAAATGGCCAGACGCTGAGCCAGGGACAGACCGAAGCACAATTACTGGAACAGGCCCGGCGTGAAGGTCAGGTCAAACTCGAAATAAAACGTGGTGATCAGGTGATGACCATACAACAAGATTTGAAGTGA